In Festucalex cinctus isolate MCC-2025b chromosome 1, RoL_Fcin_1.0, whole genome shotgun sequence, the sequence ttggatgcagcatcttgtgtcttgctggtgaaCGACACTCACTGgtttgtgacatgttcactgcataccgatctaagatatctcaTTGGCCCTTggatgctctgaaccaatagcaggacagctttttcaagtTGAGGATAAAAaacccttaagtatcggtatggtatcggtatggtatcggtatcggccgatagtgcaaagctgggtatcggtatcgggggccaaaaaacggtatcggaacaacactaatactaACACACAACAGGAGCAACCTGGCTCATTTAGCCAaagccttttgttttgttttgttttgttttgttttgttttaataaactggtaaaatgtactcaaaacttataaaatttacttagaatttctgagttggaaaaaaaaagaaaaaaaacatttactacgtttttttttttttttcaagtcttttccccgtgttttttttttttttttttggttgagagCAGCAGTAGAATCTGGACTGGTCTGCCAGCCCAATCGTAGGGCACAATAGGCACATTCAGATGTTAGATGTTATCATCAGCCTTGTCTCTTGTGTCAACTTTCTCCCTCCAGCTATTTGTGTCTTGTTCAGGTGTTGTATTGCTGCCTTGCATCCCTGATTTCGGTCTTCCACCTTTTGCTACCATCACCACAAAAACCCTCAATCGTGACAAACATATTTCCCAATCCTGCTCCTCAAGTCTTGCCTGTAAATTCACTGTCTTGAATCACAACCAGACACATTTGCATTGGTTTTTGCATTATGACAAGACACAGAGAACACAGCTGTTGGCTGCTTTGCAAACCTGTCTTGCACTTTTGAATCGCAGGGCTTGACAGGTGTCCTTGCTTCATCAAGAACTGCTGCGCTATAATGCTTCTCCTCGGTGTTCATTGTATGATTTTCCACTAAAttgttttgttgtaattttagGGCACTTCTGTGAATTGTTGTCTGTCTCTATGTTCCCTGTGGTTATGGCAACTAGAGTGGGGTGTAATCTGCCTTCTGCCCAAACTAGCCAGCTGGGACAGGCTCCAGCTCCTCACAATCCTGAACAGGATAAGATATAAATCAACATTCAGCTGAGTTTGTGTAATTATTTCcactaacatccatccatcctttttcttgaccacttattcctcacaggggtcgcggggtgtgctggatcctatcccagctggcttcggtcagtaggtggggtacaccctgaactggtcgccagcaaaTTGCAGTTCCATGaacacaggggtgtccaaactttttcatttgagggccacatacagaaaatcagaaggacgcaagggccacataatgttatgaagagaatttgtgtttagtcctaaaaattgtacaaataatttatttgtgtttttgcatatttagaaaaatgctacagtatataaaccaatttatttgtaatatggcagcagggttattatagttttggaatttttcattttagttagtttttattagttttcagggtggttctgtttttagtttagtttgttagtttcagtattagtattatttatttattttattttttttaaatgtgtattacttgtgcgcaatatttaaaaaaacaccatgggcgcgacgtcatctgaaggtgcttttctattggctgcttctagatgacgtcacttttgtgtgacatactttcaaacgtcattattccggtttatatcaaaataaatctactaaaaatcacatgtaaaatcatccacaaaggctcatgcattaaattaattaccaaagactaaaacaaaggacatgtccatccatccattttcttgaccgcttattcctcacaagggtcgcgggcaaaggacatgtttgctataattatagttagttgtagttagtttcataaaaataaaatgtagatattatttatttatttatttttaaagcattttcgcttttattttattttggtaacaattagtgttgttccgataccggttttttggcccccgataccaataccgatagccagctttgcagtatcggccgataccataccaatacttaagttgttttttttcctcaacatgaaaaagctgtcctgccattggttcagagcattcaagggccaataggatatcttagatcagaatttggaattaatggtcTCGGCATGTTACTGGTGAGTacttaccgataccgatatcactgttttaatgcagtatcggcacctctgccaataccagtatcggaGCAACActagtaacaatattgttttttgaattttagttttagttttttctttagtttgagttaactaaaataacctttcatggcacctgtttttcgataccctcccttctcacTTTGaccatttcaaaacatttttgttttgttttatttgaactgagtcaaatgccatttttaacacgtcgcgggccactgaaaaatggacagtgggccgcaaatggcccccgggccgtagtttggacaccaatgCATTAACACAATCTGTTTTTCTTTCTCCAAGGATCGTTCTTCCTCATTGGACATTGCGTTTTTCCTCCTGGTAGGTCCAACAACACTTTGAGTTCCACACAAAGATGACATGCAACCATCGTGATGTGACGTCTTATGTTCTCACACAGGTTCTTGTGATAGCTACGTCAACATTACCGAACCGTCTCGCAATATAGCCTTTACATCTTCTTACTTCAATGGCTACTCACGCGACGATGGCCACCTTTCTAGTCAGTGCCCTTACGAAACGAAAATATATTTACCaatatattatttgaaatatattgcaacatattcaaatatattatttCCCAGTATATAcaacaatatattatatattgtaaatatatggaattttatattAGTGATAATATATTACACAAGATATTATATCTTCATgtaatatattgtaatatattgcaaaatatccaaaaaattgCCGCTTTccatatatcacaatatattgagTACAAGatataatatatttgtttatatattccaaaatatatttaattatatattcatAAATACCCAGTCATGCCTTGTAATTTATACAGGAAAATGTATTGGTAATATATGTAAAGATATAGTGTTGCATATATTTTCAATGTATGTGTCAATGTATTTTACATATATGGAGAAATATATGAacatatatgtaaaaatatatgaGAAAATATATGGTAGAATGTaccataaatatgtaaaaatatgtgcattaatatatttattacattatagaATAGGTGTGTAATTATATAGAAATGTGTAACAAACAGTATATGGGCAAATCATTAACACAGACTAATCGGCATTTATCAAAATTCAcctttatttccttttaaaagaaaagcaaaaaaaactacaggATTTTGAGGCAGACATGTACTTTGTTCACAGGAACAGCATTAAACAGTGCAAATTCTTGAAAGTGCAATCTTGTATAAGtacaaacaaatttatttattattattatttattatcctaTAATAGTGCAATACACAAGTTGAAAATACTTATAAAGCTTACAATTTCCGCTTCACCTGATGTCTTAGCTCACAGATTCGATTATTGATGGACTTTCTCACATCAGCTTCTTTGGCCCCGGGAAACTGCTGGACAACAGCATCTGTTAAACAGAACAACACTGTGATTACCCACCCATGTCCTTCTGTTTTCTGTCCGTCTGCCCCACTATCTgtgtatattactggatagctgatagcccatacatgcccGCGCAAGCAGTTGAAGCCAAAGactgccatcttactcctcccatctcgtgaGCAGACAACTgtattgaacagcattgaaataaaatattaaggcttaatgttccattaatataacattcttccaatgctaaaggtgtgaaagttagacgttttgttgaatatttttccatcaaaaatggatgttaaaaaatcgattcggctgcctattgaatcgattcgattttttttgttaacacccctacaagtaCGGTCTCAAAAGTTCTTCAATTTTGattctgtaaatgtataggatcataTGCTGAGAAACATTCCTAGAGAGGAGCAATATGTTAGCCTTGTGGCTACAAAAGTCGTggcttatcggctatccagtcatatatacaaatCAGTGCTCTGCCCCCACTACTTCAACATggatgggcaaactcggtcctcgagggccggtgtcctgcaggttttggaggtttccctcttgcaACACaaactgattccaatcaacaggagcttgctgatgagctaatcATATACCATCTGTGttagagaagggaaacatccaaaacctgcaggactctggccctcgcaGACAGAGTTTGACCCATACGTCCTGCTCTGGTtcactgtaaatgtaaaaaaaaagaaaaaaagtccacacTCGCAGAGGTGCCCTCAAAACCACCTCTGACAAATTCTTACCTTTCAAAGCTTGAAGCTTCCTTGGGTCGAAAGCCTGTCGACGCTCTGAATTGGGATCCAACTTGCTGCGCCCTCCTTTCAGGTTCGACTTGAGGAGGACTTCTACATCAAAGAGACCCATCAGCAGCACCCGCGCCATACCATTGGGGGTGGTACAAGCTCTTGCACTCTCCCAATAATGTGCTGAGATAGTGACATCATCTTTGCCAATTTTCACCTGGCATagacaaaagtaaaataaaaattaaattgaattagaATGTGAAGAGAAGAGAAAAACACCACAAGCAATAATGCTATAAGTTCTAATGTTAGAAATTCAAATACCAGTACTTACTTGTGTGGGTCCGCGAAGTATGCAAAGTGATGTTTCGCCGAGATAGTCACTCTCAGCATCTGGTCCAACAGCATCTTTGGTGGGGCGGTTGTCAACATTTTCGTTGGTCGCGGTGTTGTGGGAAACTAGCTTTTTCACCTCCACCAACA encodes:
- the LOC144033124 gene encoding uncharacterized protein LOC144033124 isoform X2, coding for MVVKEIPALLVEVKKLVSHNTATNENVDNRPTKDAVGPDAESDYLGETSLCILRGPTQVKIGKDDVTISAHYWESARACTTPNGMARVLLMGLFDVEVLLKSNLKGGRSKLDPNSERRQAFDPRKLQALKDAVVQQFPGAKEADVRKSINNRICELRHQVKRKL
- the LOC144033124 gene encoding uncharacterized protein LOC144033124 isoform X1 gives rise to the protein MSKYSKKPANGWPVEDAVVLQLAEIPALLVEVKKLVSHNTATNENVDNRPTKDAVGPDAESDYLGETSLCILRGPTQVKIGKDDVTISAHYWESARACTTPNGMARVLLMGLFDVEVLLKSNLKGGRSKLDPNSERRQAFDPRKLQALKDAVVQQFPGAKEADVRKSINNRICELRHQVKRKL